A region from the Populus trichocarpa isolate Nisqually-1 chromosome 18, P.trichocarpa_v4.1, whole genome shotgun sequence genome encodes:
- the LOC7461609 gene encoding protein SUPPRESSOR OF MAX2 1 has translation MRAGLSTIQQTLTPEAASVLNHSIAEASRRNHGQTTPLHVAATLLASQSGFLRQACIKSHPNSSHPLQCRALELCFTVALERLPTAQNLSPGLDPPISNALMAALKRAQAHQRRGCPEQQQQPLLAVKVELEQLIISILDDPSVSRVMREASFSSPAVKAAIEQSLNASSNSNPAANSGIGLGFRAPGAVAVPAPVTNRNFYMNPRLQQGSVGQSGAPRNEEVKKVIAILSKSKKKNPVLVGESEPEMVVKEVLKRIESKEVGDGVLKNVHVIHLEKEFLDKAQVAARIVELGGLIETRIGNLDCGGVILDMGDLKWLVEQQVSFAGSGGVQQQQIVSDIGRSAVEEMKKLLGRFGEGSGGGKVWLIGTATCETYLRCQVYHPSMENDWDLQAVPIAARAPLPGMFPRLGTNGILSSSVESLSPLKGFPSVTLAPPRRFSENLDPARRMSCCPDCMRNYEQELAKIVPKEVEKSSGVKSESAEPPLPQWLRNAKPQDGDVESSDPTVTKDQELMLKQKRLELQKNWHDRCLHLHPAYHQPNLGSERIAQPALSMTNLHNHNLLPRQPFQPKLSLNKKPDRTLVFNPNLLPSQPAGRATTPPGSPVRTDLVLGRPKVVGETPEKEHEDRTKDFLSCVPSEPRPNFNELHSVKLLSKLDADSFKKLLKGLLEKVWWQRDAASAVATTVTQCKLGHGKGRSTGSKGDIWLLFTGPDRAGKKKMASALSELVCGANPIMVCLGSWREDGESEVSFRGKTVLDRIAEAVRRNPFSVIILEDIDEADMLVRGSIKRAMERGRIADSLGREISLGNVIFILTANRLPDNLKFLSNGISLDEKKLASLASGGWQLRLTLSERTAKRRANWLHDEERSAKPRKDLGTALAFDLNEAAETGDDKADGSHNSSDLTVDHEDEDALNNRLLTSATSSVSKELLNLVDDHIVFKHADFSSIRHDISNSITKKFSTIFSNQMQIEIQDEALEKIVGGIWLARTGLEEWTDNVLVPSLRQLKLRLPICANESTIIRLEPDTDSDSRSHGDWLPSSIRVVVDGL, from the exons ATGAGAGCTGGACTTAGCACCATCCAGCAAACTCTGACACCAGAGGCGGCGAGTGTACTGAACCACTCGATTGCCGAAGCAAGCCGCCGTAACCATGGTCAGACCACACCACTTCATGTGGCGGCAACACTATTAGCTTCCCAATCTGGTTTCCTCCGTCAAGCATGCATCAAATCACACCCTAATTCTTCGCATCCTCTTCAGTGCAGAGCTCTTGAGCTCTGCTTTACTGTTGCCCTCGAACGCCTCCCTACTGCACAAAACCTTAGTCCTGGCCTTGACCCACCAATCTCCAATGCCTTAATGGCTGCACTAAAGCGTGCCCAGGCTCATCAGCGAAGAGGGTGCCCTGAACAGCAGCAACAACCACTTTTGGCTGTCAAAGTTGAGCTGGAGCAGTTGATTATATCAATTCTTGATGATCCAAGTGTTAGTAGAGTTATGAGGGAAGCTAGCTTTTCGAGCCCAGCTGTTAAGGCAGCAATTGAGCAATCTTTGAATGCTTCTTCGAATTCGAATCCTGCTGCTAACTCTGGGATTGGATTGGGGTTTCGTGCTCCAGGAGCTGTGGCTGTTCCTGCTCCTGTTACTAATAGGAATTTTTATATGAATCCAAGATTGCAACAAGGGAGTGTCGGTCAATCTGGTGCACCAAGAAATGAGGAGGTTAAGAAGGTTATTGCTATTTTGTCCAAGAGTAAGAAGAAGAATCCTGTTTTGGTAGGTGAATCAGAGCCAGAGATGGTAGTGAAGGAGGTTTTGAAGAGAATAGAGAGTAAAGAAGTAGGAGATGGGGTGTTAAAGAATGTTCATGTGATTCATttagaaaaagagtttttggaTAAAGCACAGGTAGCGGCGAGGATTGTGGAATTAGGGGGGTTGATTGAGACCCGGATAGGGAATTTGGATTGTGGTGGCGTGATTCTTGATATGGGGGATTTGAAATGGCTTGTTGAGCAGCAAGTGAGCTTTGCAGGTTCTGGTGGGGTTCAGCAGCAGCAGATTGTGTCAGATATTGGGCGGTCGGCTGTGGAGGAGATGAAGAAGCTTTTGGGGAGGTTTGGAGAGGGGAGTGGTGGTGGGAAGGTTTGGTTGATTGGGACTGCTACTTGTGAGACATATTTGAGATGCCAAGTCTATCATCCTTCAATGGAAAATGATTGGGATCTGCAGGCTGTGCCAATTGCTGCTAGAGCACCTCTTCCAGGGATGTTTCCTAG GCTTGGAACCAATGGAATCCTCAGCAGCTCAGTCGAGTCTCTATCACCACTGAAGGGTTTTCCATCTGTGACTCTTGCTCCGCCAAGGCGTTTCTCTGAGAACTTGGATCCTGCTCGAAGAATGAGTTGTTGCCCTGATTGCATGCGGAATTATGAGCAAGAGCTAGCAAAAATTGTACCGAAGGAGGTTGAGAAATCTTCAGGAGTCAAATCTGAATCAGCTGAGCCACCACTGCCACAATGGTTGAGAAATGCAAAGCCTCAAGATGGTGATGTTGAGTCATCTGATCCGACAGTG ACCAAGGATCAAGAACTGATGTTGAAGCAGAAGAGACTGGAGTTGCAGAAGAACTGGCACGATAGATGCTTGCATCTTCATCCTGCTTATCATCAACCTAATCTTGGATCTGAAAGAATTGCCCAACCTGCTCTCTCAATGACAAACTTACATAATCATAACCTGCTTCCTCGCCAACCTTTCCAGCCCAAgttaagtttaaataaaaagccGGACAGAACCCTCGTGTTCAACCCAAATCTGTTGCCAAGCCAACCAGCTGGACGGGCAACCACTCCGCCTGGAAGCCCTGTGAGAACAGACCTGGTTCTTGGTAGACCAAAGGTTGTTGGGGAGACTCCTGAAAAAGAACACGAGGACCGTACCAAGGACTTTTTAAGCTGTGTACCTTCTGAGCCGCGACCCAATTTCAATGAATTGCACAGCGTCAAACTTCTCAGCAAATTAGATGCTGACTCGTTCAAGAAACTCCTCAAGGGTCTTCTGGAAAAGGTTTGGTGGCAACGGGATGCAGCATCTGCAGTGGCTACAACAGTGACACAATGCAAATTGGGTCATGGTAAAGGTCGGAGCACCGGATCAAAGGGTGACATTTGGCTGTTGTTCACTGGTCCTGACAGGGCTGGCAAGAAGAAGATGGCATCTGCTCTTTCAGAGCTTGTTTGTGGGGCAAATCCAATAATGGTTTGCCTTGGTTCATGGCGTGAGGATGGGGAATCTGAAGTGAGTTTCCGTGGTAAAACTGTGCTTGATCGAATAGCAGAGGCAGTTAGAAGGAACCCCTTCTCAGTAATCATACTAGAGGATATTGATGAAGCGGATATGCTTGTTAGAGGGAGCATAAAGCGGGCTATGGAGAGAGGTCGTATTGCCGATTCCCTTGGCCGTGAAATCAGTCTTGGTAATGTTATATTCATTCTGACTGCAAATCGCTTACCAGACAATCTCAAATTCCTATCAAACGGCATTTCGCTGGATGAGAAGAAGCTTGCGAGTCTGGCTAGCGGAGGTTGGCAATTAAGGCTAACCCTTTCTGAGAGAACAGCAAAGCGCAGAGCCAATTGGCTTCATGATGAAGAGAGGTCGGCAAAGCCAAGGAAGGACTTAGGAACAGCACTAGCATTCGACTTGAACGAAGCTGCTGAGACAGGGGATGATAAAGCAGATGGCTCGCACAATTCAAGTGATCTTACAGTTGatcatgaagatgaagatgcCCTCAACAACAGACTGTTGACGTCTGCAACTTCATCGGTCTCTAAAGAGCTGCTCAATTTAGTGGACGACCACATTGTCTTCAAACATGCAGATTTCAGCTCCATTAGACACGACATTTCAAATTCTATAACCAAGAAGTTTTCGACCATCTTCAGCAATCAGATGCAGATTGAAATCCAAGACGAGGCATTGGAAAAAATTGTTGGCGGGATATGGTTAGCCCGAACAGGCTTAGAAGAATGGACCGACAACGTATTGGTTCCAAGCTTGCGCCAGCTCAAATTACGGCTACCTATATGCGCTAACGAATCCACGATCATCCGGCTCGAGCCTGATACCGATTCTGACAGCCGTAGCCACGGTGATTGGCTGCCAAGTAGCATCAGAGTGGTGGTTGATGGGTTGTGA